The genome window AAGTCGACTTAGAACAATCGATACATAGAATCTTATCTAATTTCCAAACAAACAAAATAGGACTTCAAAGGTAACCAGGCTAACGCTGCGCATACCTTTGGTTTTCTCCTTAAAGTTTATGTGGCCACCGACCTCCATAAGCATAAAGCTATAAATAGCAACCTTTGTGGCTAAGTACCTAAACCAGTTGTCAAGGAAATGCTGGAAATTTGAACATTATAAATATGAAAATTAATAGGAATAATAACACAGAACATATCAACGTTTAGTAATTTTGCATAAAAATAAGTATAAGTGCACCTGTAGTTACAACGGGTGTAACATAGTTAGAAGTCCCACAAGTTGTTCGAAGGACGCTGACACCTTGGAGATTTATTGCATAAATCAAACATCACCGTTTAGCAACAGATAATTTTCATGCTGCAAAAGGAAAATAACACTTATTAAAACTGATGATAAATAATTGAAGAGGGACTGCAATGTAAAACAAAGACCCACAAACACCTTCAAATCTCTATAGTACACACCTCTACCATGGCAATACCCTAGGCAATCAATGAGCTGCTAATAATATCTTCTAGGCTCCAAGACCCCTTCTTCTTCCTCTCATCTGGCTCCTTTCTGACCTACACAACCTCTGTCAACCTAGAGCAAGAGAAGCACTTTAATCATTGGTGATCCATCAAATGAGTCAAATATGATAAGGTGGTCATAAGATCCTAAAAAATACCGAACCTGTCATTTATAACCTGCATGCACCTCGTTCCCGTCAAATATGAAGAAAGAAAACAATGATTTGATTATTGTTGGcgaaaaataactaaataaaagaagCAAGTTTGGTTTACATGGCTATGGACGTAAACATGAACTCAACCATTTACATGGTTCACAACCTTGTGTACCAGGCTGTATACAGGCTGTATCAACCCCTTCTTTGTGTTTCCTCCATACCGAAAGTTGAAGAACCCTCATAAACCCGTTGGTGAAGGACCAAACCTGAAAGCTATCATCACAAAGATGAAGATACATCAAAACATATTAAAAATCAATGCCAAAAGTATTATCCTAACACCTAATCTTATATTTTAATTGAGCATTGTTCATCATGCAAACAACGATCCATGAAAGAAAATTATAAGTTTATGACAATCGTCCTCTGCAACGACTACGCAACAACTTTAAATAGATATCAAAGCATCCACATCAGATTAACAAATCAATATCCATTTGAATTAGGAAAAGACTATTAGGGGACACCTTGGTTACCTTAACTGAAAACAGATGACCAGTAGTCGTTCGCCAATACCGTGAAGGATTACATCGCCGGAGCAAGTCGTGATGTTGTTAGCCAACGCCGTGAATGATTACATCACCTGAGAAATAGACCTGGTGTCGTACGTGATAGGCGGTGCCGATATTAAAACACTAACACCCAAGACCTGTTTATAGCAATAGTAAAAGGGTTTTCTTACCCTCGAAAGAAGTAATCCTGTTCAGCGAAATTTCTGATTAAattgtattaaaaaaatattgAAATAAGAATCAAACCAAACCTGATGTTCATGAAGATCCTCATTCTAAATGTCATTGTAGGCCATATTGGGTTTGACAAAATTACAATTAGAAATTAATACATAAGATGCATAACTTTTATTTAATCAAAAGATAAGATGTAAACGATGCTTACTAATCTTTCTTGTTCAGATGAGAGAAAGGGGTTTTTGGAGCAAAACCCTAGATCGCGAGTGAAAGATCGAATTCGTGACGAAACTTGTAGCTTTTACAAATTCCTTCAAGAGAGAAGCCATTTGAGTCGGAGCTATGAAATGACAACCGATTAGGAAGCAGAAGAAAGATTCTAGTTATGGAAAAGATGGCATCGTCATTCAGAGGGaaatcaaaacacaaaataaGTAATCAAGCATGAAGAATCATCAATATATATTGCAAAATTTATGTTGGATCTACAAAGAATATACTCGATTTACCTTATCAGACATTTGAGATTGAGAGAGGAAGCTTGGAGAGGACGCTGCATGTTGGAAACCTAGTACGCGAATGAAAGGAACGGGCTGTTCTTTATATATGGAACGAACAATGAGGACATGGATTGACAATATGGATCCCGTGTCGGGTTTCACTCAAGGGGATTTACAGGATTAGAAAATGGCGGGAAAATAAGAAATAAAGGCTCTAGATGGGGGACATGTGTCCCCTAGGTATGGCTTATATTAGATTGTAAAGATTGGTATGTAAATCACTACATGATATATATGTATTGTTTTGTCTTATTGTTTTTTTTCATGTTATCTCTTTTTAATGTTGTTTTCTTTTAACAATATATTTTTGTTTATAGATTGGATTGGTTATGTGGAAGTATGTTTCAATCTAGAGGATACATCAAAGAAGGATGGGAGCAAGGGGAAGAGACTTAATCTTAGAGTTGAAGATCTTGAGTGAGTTCTTTTTATTAAGTTGTTGCATTTTGACGTTTAAAGCATTACAAGGTTGCTTGATGTTATTATGTTTTATGTTAATATTTTAGAGGCCAAAAGTGTCCGGCTACTTTGTGGGATGGTTTTGCTATTGACATGTTTGCTTACATGAATGATAAGAAACGAGAGAAATAtgttgttatcctttgtcatTTTGGTATGGTCAACCTTTACAAAGGTACAATTTAAagttaattagtttaattttttttatttagtaatttatatttatatttatttatatgttttaaaTTTGACACAATTTATATTGATGTatatttggttttatttttaaattCAGGCAAGCGTGGAGTTGCAAATGGGTTTGAGCTTAGCAGACTTTTTATCGACACTGACATTGAAGAGATATCCTCTTTTAGGAAGAGGTATAGTTAGTAATATGCATATAAACATTAAACAGTATTATTTTGTACCTAcatttactttttacgttttaatttGATCACATGAATCTGTTTAGGTATGTAGAGAAAATTTCTGCTTCATCTTCATCAAATGAGCATGTTGGTTCAAACGTTATCTCAAGTGTTGAAGATGAGTTTCTTAATAACCCTGATTTCATGCTTATTGGTTTCCTTGGAACCATATCAACGGTGTGTATTTTCTTATAAGTACTTTACATGCTGAGTTTTTTATAGTCTTTTCtaagtattattatttttgtttaatgTTGATGGACAAAGAAGGTTTTGGTTCTTGGCACAATCACAGCTATATGCACTGATAAACTTTGGTATTACAATGGTTGTAACCACTGTAAGTCAGGTGTGGAGGAAAGATTTGTAACGAAAGAAAATGCGGATAGTTCATTTGATGTTGATCATGCAACATCTTTGGTGTGTACAAATGATAAATGTGAAGGAGTCGACATCTATTCTATTCCGCGGTTTGAGATTACAGTTTTATTTCCTTATACTAAATACTAATATGAACCCCACTTTTGTTATTAGTAATACTAATGTTTTCATTTGTTTTTAGCTTTGATAGGTTCAAGATACCTATTAGGGTGCAAGACTCTTCCGGTACTGTGTCTTTGACACTGTTTGATTTCGAAGCTTACAAGATTCTTAAGAAAACTGCTAAAGAGTTACTTGCAATCCAAGATCATGTAACAAATACATGCATTCAGTTATTTGGCCATGtagtaaatataatttaaaattaatttttataaaattgtatGTTCTCAATTATGGAATCATTCTACTCATTGTAAttgatattaatttttataaaatcatagGTTGTTGATTCTGGAGAGATACCGAACCCATATCCTGAGATTTTTGACACATTGATTGGAAAGAGGTATGCGTTCATCATAAGTGTTAAAGACTATAACATTGGGCATCAGGTTGAAAACTATGGTATTTCATTGGCCACTAACGATGATGAGATCCTTGCCGCGCTCTGCGCCAAATTCAATCTTAACCAGGTTTAGATTTTCATTTTGTCATTCTTTTCATTTCATAGTCATATCGTTTTGAAATAGATTATACCATTGTGTGTATTTTATGTTATTGTGTATTATGTACTTAAAGCATGAGCAGTCCGAATCGCTGGATGTTCCAGATTCCTGCAGTTTGTCTACTCCTGTTAACCTTATGAAGGTAATATAAGAATTTGGTTATTTGTACTAAATTTTTTGAAAACATTAATACTTATTGTCTTTTTATATCAGGATGAGATGTCATGCTGTGGTGACAATATTACACCTACATCCCAAGCACTTGGAGGCACTAAGAATCCCTCTTCTGATAAAACAAAACGTAATATTCGTGAAGTGTGCGATTTGGATGATGCATTAGGTTGCTCCTCGGCAAAGCGCCGCATCAGTGATGAACTATCTCAGGATGAAGATGCTGGTGTTTCGACGCTTCTGATTCCAAAGAGTGAGAAATAGTTTTTTCTGTATTTTCAAATACATTTACGTGTTGATTTCAGATGTTGTTGCCatgttgaacttatggttttCGTTTTGTTGCTTTTGGGTGTTTGGTGTTGTTATGTTTTGGACTGATTGTGTGATTTTGAATTCCTGAAAACTTTTCTGCTTATTATACTGTTATGTTCTAATATTATAAAGAGTATGACCTTTCTTTGCATATTATAATGTATATTGTTAAATAAATATTGAGATGTTCAGTAGTCAATATTTATGTTTAAAACTTATGTGTATGAATAGGACCAACAgtttagagaaaaatgcccggatagtccctgtggtttcgccttttttcacctatagtccccaactttctaaaactaccttaatagtccccaagttttcattttttgttcccggatagtccctgggtctaacttcagttacttttctctgttaagatgatgtgaaatgacaaaaataccctttccttaaaaaggccaaaccatagggactattcGGGCAtcttctttatttttatttataaaaccccaccaccacacttcatcttcaacctccacccaccattaccctcctccaccctccaccatcaacCCGAGCCGGAACCGAACCGAGTTGCACCAAGACCTAAACTGAACCGAATCACCACTCGAGCCGGAGTCACCACCAGTGCAACGAATCGAACAAAAATGACTAAAATGAAACTGACCGGAGTCCGACCCGAGTGAAAAACGGCCGGAAAACCCTGGTTCCACCGTGAAAAACGGCCGGAAAACCCTGGTCATACATGTTTGTAATGCAATGTATAAAACCTTGCCATTTAATTGTTAAATAATAATGCTTGATTATAGCAGAGTCCAGAGACAAACTAAGCAAATAAAAAAGATGCCGTTCTTTCTAAAATGAGTCTCTTTGATTAACATCATTTCAATATTACACAAACTGAGACAATCTTAACAACCATTTCTTCATTGAGACATTCCAAGAATAAAAAGTGAAAAACCAACATTTTTTATTCTTCCAACAATCGATTTGATTCAAACGAGACTCGAGAGATTAGCCCATGGCATACTTCTGCGTCCAACTACGAGCAGTGGCCTCATACATGGACTTGTCGGTTTTATACATGTGAGCAATCTCTGGCACCAACGGATCATCAGGGTTCGGGTCTGTCAACAGAGAGCAGATGGAAAGCAACACCTACAAAACACGCATACACCTCTTCAATACAAGACATTTCAGGTTTAAAATAAACCCAATAATAAAAACGAGAGGTGCATCAGACCTTGGAGATTGTTAGTGCTGGACTCCATTGTTCCTTGAGGATATCCAAACATATGCTACCgttgttgttgatgtttggaTGAAACACCTTCGTCCTAAATGCAACCTGAATATTTCACCCTGGTTCCTCCGTGAAAAACGGCCGGAAAACCCTGGTTCCACCGTGAGTAACCGGACTTTCACCGGAAttggagagggagagagagagggtgatggtgatggtggaggagggtgatggtgggtggtggttgAAGATGaatgtggtggtggggttttataaataaaaatgaagaagatgcccggatagtccctatggtttggccttttaaggaaagggtatttttgtcatttcacatcattttaactgagaaaagtaactgaagttagacccagggactatccgggaacaaaaaatgaaaacttggggactattcaggtagttttagaaagttggggaccataggtgaaaaaaggcgaaaccacagggactatccgggcatttttctcaacAGTTTATAATATATGTTGTATAAACCCAAATAACAACTTTTTTATCTACAAACTTTTGTAGTCTTTAAGCAATTTTAATCTTATTATCCTATCTCATAATTTATATAGGATTATCAGTGGATGTGTTTGTTCTTTATTGGTTTTTACCGTTATCCTTGCCCCCTAAGATTTAATAAGTATCCGTCATATATTAcagtttataaaaaatatttaatttgtgcCTGTTTCTCCCATTAACTTATTTAAGTAATCTAATTCAATAGCTTTTTTATATAATTCAAATTTTGTCTAAGTCATTCAAAGTAGGTTGTTCAGAAAAATTGTAACCAAGTAAGAAGTGTAAATTCAAACCCATTTTATTCGGTTTTTTGTTCAGTTTATCGATccactttttattttatttgttttgtttggtttaTTTGGATAACTGAAAAAATACCGTTtaacttaattatttattaaataaagataataatattttattttaaaaatcatATACAAATAAACCATAAACCTAACCGATGAACACCCAATGTACATTCCACAAAGATTACAAAATTTGTTGTTAACTTTTTTATCAATGTAATAGATTGCTTGGAATATTTAATTCAATAATTTGAAACAATTCTATTTTGCTTTTCATGAAATGATTTTTAATTACAAAATGATAAAATGGAATATTATAATTTATTGAGGTTATGTTAATCCCTAGGTATGACATATtgtaattcaaaatttaaaaaccattgttttcttctatttttttaatgttCATGATCTTttactctttcttcttttgaatccTTCTCCTTCTCTCATGTATGCAATGTCAAAGAATTCACGTTCATATTCTATAGCTGCTAATTCATCTCAACGAAATTTACACAGTAAGTGAAATTATAACTTCTTAACTCATAATTTCCCAAATCAAATCAGCTTTCAGATTGAAATCATAATTCTACTTGGTTTTTTTGTAGGTCCTCTTATGAGAACTCCTGTTTCAGATATCTCTAATAGATCTCCTCTTTCAGATATCACAAATGGTAATAGCTTTTGAATTTGATTATAAGTATACTTTTTTCCGTTTTATGTTTCCAAGTGGACTGATTCTTGTGTTTCTTACATATTATACTTTCTCTGTTATTTAGTTACTTCACCGAATGAAAGGCGTAAGCTTCGAAAATTAATACTTGATAATAAGAAATCAAAGaatgcattgtcatcatcaacgAATGTTCGTAACATCTTTTCTGACAATGCAAATTTGGTCTAATGTTCTGATACTACGGATCAACATATGTACTCCATTGCATATCGAGCAGTTAGAAATGCTACTGGTTCTTTAATTTCAACTACACCAGGTTTGTATTTTGTTTCTTTAttatttcttttgataaatacATTACTAAACAACATACAGGTACtaacatgaatgttttaatattgGATGTTCATATAACGGCATAAACATAGGTACACTTCTAGATAGCAACCGTCGATATTCCATTACTTCTAGCATTATTAGCAGTAACAATCAGCCGATATTGGGTAGTAACTCTATGCTTACACGTCTGTCTTCTGGTAAACGTAACCTCGAGCCCAAGAAACGTGATAATACTCATGTACCTATGCTGTCTTTGGATTCAGATCAAGACAATGTGTTTTTGTGCACTGATGAAGATCCTTATAAAGGGATATCTAAAAGTTTTaatctattttattgttttaggACATTTGTTGTGTTCCACCTGCAATATAACTCTCAATCATTTTTTAACAGATTATTTGGACCATGGTGACCAAGTGCTTACATGTCAGCTTTGTAGTGCAAACTTATGGACATCAGAAGGAGGAAAAGGTCGTTTAACTATAAATAAGCTATGTTATAGTATGTGTTGTGGTTATGGTAAAGTTCAGCTACCGCCTTTAAAGGATGCACATCCGTCTTATCAAAATTTGTTTTCTT of Helianthus annuus cultivar XRQ/B chromosome 1, HanXRQr2.0-SUNRISE, whole genome shotgun sequence contains these proteins:
- the LOC110934141 gene encoding uncharacterized protein LOC110934141, whose product is MRLMFKVYGEENKSSGSSDVRKLVDNVSDVHLTVFFVHKFCTSDPIFIGLVSIITAVHTNNHANLIKAISSKNMASKGIRVAANYNSLYFSEGSSESAYLVIGPCFCLQMEVAKISMLNDLNTFSNNYSIRVKIVNISKKMMNDNKNEIYRLDMIFMDEMGTMIQTSCLHKILGKFKDFLQLDECLLITKPSLATNKSSAKYTKRNDKISLYFYTSVEKCIDWSGLKYHWIGYVEVCFNLEDTSKKDGSKGKRLNLRVEDLEGQKCPATLWDGFAIDMFAYMNDKKREKYVVILCHFGMVNLYKGKRGVANGFELSRLFIDTDIEEISSFRKRYVEKISASSSSNEHVGSNVISSVEDEFLNNPDFMLIGFLGTISTVLVLGTITAICTDKLWYYNGCNHCKSGVEERFVTKENADSSFDVDHATSLVCTNDKCEGVDIYSIPRFDRFKIPIRVQDSSGTVSLTLFDFEAYKILKKTAKELLAIQDHVVDSGEIPNPYPEIFDTLIGKRYAFIISVKDYNIGHQVENYGISLATNDDEILAALCAKFNLNQHEQSESLDVPDSCSLSTPVNLMKDEMSCCGDNITPTSQALGGTKNPSSDKTKRNIREVCDLDDALGCSSAKRRISDELSQDEDAGVSTLLIPKSEK